The Chitinophagales bacterium genome contains a region encoding:
- a CDS encoding ABC transporter ATP-binding protein — protein MDKAIIQINSLYKKYKSADDFALKDFSLLVNKGEKLGLIGPNGAGKTTLLSILFGLIKATSGSFSINNLSYTNHKKSIKSIIGVVPQEYALYPELTAYENLLFFGSMYGLKGNELREKINKYLKYLEIDYAAHKLINTFSGGMKRRINLIAGVLHNPKILFLDEPTVGVDVHSKQLIIKFLNELNLNDTTIVYTSHHLLEAQEFCNRIAFINQGQLLAVDTPKNLIALTDNAQNMEDVFISLSTKQVANA, from the coding sequence ATGGATAAGGCAATAATCCAAATTAACAGTTTGTACAAAAAGTATAAAAGTGCAGATGATTTTGCTCTTAAAGATTTTTCATTATTAGTAAATAAAGGAGAAAAATTAGGTTTAATAGGACCAAACGGAGCAGGAAAAACAACACTGCTTTCTATTCTTTTTGGGTTGATAAAAGCTACTTCCGGGAGTTTTTCAATTAATAATTTAAGCTATACAAATCATAAAAAAAGTATAAAATCTATAATTGGAGTAGTGCCACAGGAGTACGCTTTGTATCCCGAACTTACAGCTTATGAAAATTTATTGTTTTTTGGTAGTATGTATGGCTTAAAAGGCAATGAATTGCGAGAAAAAATAAACAAATATTTAAAGTATTTAGAAATAGATTATGCTGCTCATAAATTAATAAACACTTTTTCCGGAGGCATGAAAAGACGAATTAATTTAATAGCCGGAGTGTTGCACAATCCTAAAATATTGTTTTTAGACGAGCCAACAGTAGGTGTGGATGTTCATTCTAAACAGTTGATTATTAAATTCTTAAATGAATTAAACCTAAATGATACAACTATAGTTTATACTTCTCATCATTTATTAGAAGCACAAGAATTTTGTAATAGAATAGCTTTTATCAACCAAGGTCAGCTGTTAGCTGTAGATACACCTAAAAATCTTATAGCTTTAACGGATAATGCCCAAAATATGGAAGATGTTTTTATTTCTTTAAGTACAAAGCAGGTAGCCAATGCATAA
- a CDS encoding N-acetylmuramoyl-L-alanine amidase, with protein sequence MKKIIFTTLLYFIVQFSFAQVVVIDAGHGYCSDCTQNCTSNVRSDHEILTAMAVSLKLDSLFSNYCTSVTTYLTRESNDCGDFPSLSQRATMANNWGADRFLSVHCNAGGGTGTETFWCNNSISSNAECQTFAQEVQDQMVSYGSWNSRRCVEDYTYLNFHLGVLHPTNAVGCLNEIGFVDYTSDLNKLLSNSWRNQFALAYYEALQSDLGLTCSPQVLDCSSAVALSCGVSYSGSASSASSNVGTYGCNNWTETGPERVHTITPTTSGTITATISNFTGDLDVYILGSCDASDCLGTVSSSSATYNNAVAGHTYYVVVDADDGSGSAYNLIVNCANEQHDFTLNNAQITSNTNVIAGENIQVSVSQNYSGNTINNSYSVVQYYLSTDCTLDANDILLGSDSSILDINNTSELETATLNIPQNTSTGNCNIIFVADAMNAFAEQNESNNMACISFQVVPPPTLDCSGAVALTCGVSYHGNASSAPNVISTYGCNNWTETGPERVHTIIPNFTGTLTATISNFTGDLDVYILGSCDASDCLGTVSSSSATFNGAIAGQTYYVVVDADDGSGSAYDLVVDCPTPSEDITLSGATVSNNMVDSNTNITVGVNQVYAGGQNSSALNDVAVSFYLSNDCSYDASDVLLGTEISDLGNNNPSIYEAVNFSINPSTVPGTYQILIIADSNNDITESNETNNTLCLPITVIYPNDVTLSNPSLNINTVVAGNDVIASVNHNYSGSQSSANLANATLGFYLSTDCVFDNNDVALGAVVSNLGSDNNSINESKTLNIPSSTVSGNYYILFIADNYNNIAEINENNNTACLPITVNEPVIPNDLFLNNYSLTPDSVEKSESININVNHNYSGSQTASNLPDVNLSFYLSNDCIFDASDMLLSEFTHNLGSNNTSETVNTLLNIPTSSSVGNQYILIISDKNNEITESDENNNTVCLSIKILDNNVGIKENWVKNNITLYPNPTNGLITVLTNNNLKLSSYQIFDLSGKVVSQAQNFDNKINISHLTNGIYFIQFTTDKNLKTTIKVVKE encoded by the coding sequence ATGAAAAAAATAATATTTACCACACTACTCTATTTTATAGTACAATTTTCATTTGCACAGGTGGTTGTAATAGATGCCGGACATGGCTATTGTAGCGATTGCACTCAAAATTGTACCTCTAACGTGCGTTCTGACCACGAAATTTTAACGGCAATGGCTGTTTCTCTAAAATTAGACTCTCTTTTTAGTAATTATTGTACCAGCGTTACCACATATTTAACCAGAGAATCAAATGATTGTGGCGATTTTCCTTCATTATCGCAAAGAGCTACAATGGCAAACAACTGGGGAGCCGATAGATTTTTAAGCGTACACTGCAATGCCGGTGGAGGCACAGGAACAGAAACTTTTTGGTGCAATAATAGTATTTCTTCAAATGCCGAATGTCAAACTTTTGCCCAAGAAGTGCAAGACCAAATGGTAAGCTACGGAAGCTGGAACTCAAGAAGATGCGTAGAAGATTACACTTATTTAAACTTTCATTTAGGCGTATTGCACCCTACAAATGCCGTGGGCTGTTTAAACGAAATAGGTTTTGTAGATTACACCAGCGATTTGAACAAATTATTAAGCAATAGCTGGAGAAATCAATTTGCTTTAGCATACTATGAAGCCTTACAAAGCGATTTAGGTTTAACATGCAGCCCGCAAGTATTAGATTGCTCTAGTGCTGTAGCTTTAAGTTGTGGCGTTAGTTATAGTGGCTCTGCGTCTTCTGCATCTTCTAATGTAGGAACTTATGGCTGCAACAACTGGACAGAAACAGGGCCTGAAAGAGTACACACCATAACACCTACTACAAGCGGAACAATTACAGCAACTATCAGTAATTTTACAGGCGATTTAGATGTGTATATTTTAGGCAGTTGTGATGCTTCTGACTGCTTAGGCACAGTTTCTTCTTCAAGTGCTACATATAATAATGCGGTGGCAGGGCACACCTATTACGTAGTAGTAGATGCCGATGACGGAAGTGGCAGTGCTTATAATTTAATAGTAAATTGTGCTAATGAACAACACGATTTTACTTTAAATAATGCTCAAATTACTTCTAATACCAATGTAATAGCCGGTGAGAATATTCAAGTTAGCGTAAGCCAAAATTATAGTGGCAATACTATTAACAATAGCTATTCTGTTGTACAATATTATTTATCTACAGATTGCACTTTAGATGCCAATGACATTTTATTAGGTAGTGATTCTTCAATATTAGATATTAATAATACCAGTGAGTTAGAAACTGCTACGCTCAATATTCCACAAAATACAAGTACTGGAAATTGTAATATAATTTTTGTAGCCGATGCTATGAATGCTTTTGCAGAACAAAATGAAAGCAATAATATGGCATGCATTAGTTTTCAAGTTGTACCTCCGCCAACATTAGATTGTAGCGGAGCTGTGGCTCTTACTTGTGGCGTGTCGTATCATGGCAATGCTTCTTCTGCACCTAATGTTATAAGCACTTATGGCTGTAACAACTGGACAGAAACAGGACCAGAAAGAGTACACACCATTATACCCAATTTTACAGGAACACTTACTGCCACTATCAGTAATTTTACGGGTGATTTAGATGTGTATATTTTAGGAAGTTGTGATGCTTCCGATTGTTTAGGTACAGTTTCTTCTTCAAGTGCTACTTTTAATGGTGCTATAGCCGGGCAAACATATTACGTAGTAGTAGATGCAGATGACGGAAGTGGCAGTGCTTATGATTTAGTGGTTGACTGCCCTACTCCATCGGAAGATATAACCCTAAGTGGAGCTACGGTTTCTAATAATATGGTAGATTCTAATACGAATATAACTGTAGGAGTTAATCAAGTATATGCCGGTGGGCAAAATTCATCAGCACTTAATGATGTTGCTGTTTCTTTTTATTTATCTAATGATTGTTCTTACGATGCGTCAGACGTATTGCTTGGAACAGAAATTAGCGATTTAGGAAATAATAATCCATCAATATATGAGGCTGTTAATTTTAGCATTAATCCATCAACTGTGCCAGGCACGTATCAAATTCTTATAATTGCAGATAGTAATAATGATATTACAGAAAGTAATGAAACCAATAATACGCTGTGTTTACCTATAACGGTTATTTATCCAAATGATGTAACACTAAGTAATCCGTCTTTAAATATAAATACCGTAGTAGCCGGCAATGATGTAATTGCCTCTGTTAATCATAATTATTCGGGAAGTCAATCTTCGGCTAATTTAGCAAATGCTACATTGGGTTTTTATTTATCTACAGATTGCGTTTTTGACAATAATGATGTGGCTTTAGGCGCTGTGGTAAGTAATTTAGGTAGCGATAATAATAGCATTAATGAAAGTAAAACACTGAATATTCCAAGTTCAACAGTTTCCGGAAATTATTACATTTTATTTATAGCAGACAATTATAATAACATAGCTGAAATAAACGAAAATAACAATACCGCTTGCTTGCCTATAACTGTAAACGAGCCTGTAATACCTAATGATTTGTTTTTAAATAATTATTCACTAACTCCGGATTCTGTAGAAAAAAGCGAAAGTATAAACATAAACGTAAACCATAATTATTCGGGTAGCCAAACGGCTTCAAACTTGCCTGATGTTAATTTATCATTTTATTTATCTAATGATTGCATTTTTGATGCCAGCGATATGCTGCTTAGCGAATTTACTCATAATTTAGGAAGCAACAACACTTCTGAAACGGTTAATACACTGCTAAACATTCCCACTTCTTCAAGTGTAGGAAATCAATATATTTTAATAATTTCTGATAAAAATAATGAGATAACAGAAAGCGATGAAAACAATAATACGGTCTGTTTATCTATTAAAATATTAGACAATAATGTGGGTATTAAAGAAAATTGGGTAAAAAATAACATTACATTATATCCAAATCCTACTAATGGTTTAATAACGGTGCTTACCAATAATAATTTAAAACTAAGCAGTTACCAAATATTTGATTTAAGTGGCAAAGTAGTTTCTCAAGCACAAAATTTTGATAATAAAATAAACATAAGTCATTTAACCAATGGCATTTATTTTATTCAATTCACTACAGATAAAAACTTAAAAACAACTATTAAAGTGGTTAAGGAGTAA
- a CDS encoding DUF2892 domain-containing protein yields MKKNMGTTDRIIRLIVAVIFATLYFTHTVTGTLGIVLLVLAGVFVLTSIVSFCPLYTLFGIKTCK; encoded by the coding sequence ATGAAAAAAAATATGGGAACCACAGATAGAATTATCAGATTGATAGTTGCTGTAATTTTTGCCACACTTTATTTCACCCACACCGTTACAGGAACTTTGGGCATTGTTCTTTTAGTGCTGGCAGGAGTATTTGTACTAACAAGTATAGTTAGTTTTTGTCCGCTATACACGCTTTTTGGCATTAAAACTTGTAAATAG
- a CDS encoding VIT family protein has translation MSEENDYLDNHYIHKSNWLRAAVLGANDGILSTASLAIGVAAASDLRQPIVLAALAGLVAGALSMAAGEYVSVSSQTDIEKSDIEREKKELLEMPDIELQRLAHIYEERGLKKETAMLVAKELTEKDALAAHIRDELGITEMSQANPIQAALASGAAFTAGGILPLLVTLFLPLNTIEYSLYGFSILFLMIMGALAAKTGGSSITKAVLRISFWGTVAMVLTAVVGYLFGVNV, from the coding sequence ATGTCGGAAGAAAACGATTATTTAGACAATCATTATATACACAAAAGTAATTGGCTACGAGCGGCCGTTTTAGGAGCTAATGATGGCATACTCTCTACAGCCAGTTTAGCTATAGGTGTAGCTGCCGCCAGCGATTTAAGACAGCCTATTGTTTTAGCCGCTTTAGCGGGATTAGTAGCCGGAGCATTATCTATGGCAGCAGGAGAATATGTTTCTGTAAGTTCTCAAACAGATATTGAAAAATCTGATATAGAAAGAGAAAAAAAAGAACTTTTAGAAATGCCAGATATAGAATTGCAACGTTTAGCCCACATTTATGAAGAAAGAGGCTTAAAAAAGGAAACCGCCATGCTTGTTGCCAAAGAACTAACCGAAAAAGACGCCTTAGCTGCCCATATTAGAGATGAGTTAGGTATTACAGAAATGAGCCAAGCAAATCCTATACAAGCCGCTTTAGCCTCAGGAGCTGCATTTACTGCCGGAGGAATATTACCGCTTTTAGTTACGTTATTTTTACCACTTAATACTATTGAATATTCCCTTTATGGTTTTTCTATTTTATTTTTAATGATTATGGGAGCATTAGCTGCAAAAACAGGTGGGTCAAGCATAACTAAAGCAGTTTTACGAATTTCTTTTTGGGGAACCGTAGCTATGGTATTAACGGCCGTAGTAGGTTATTTGTTTGGTGTAAATGTGTAG
- a CDS encoding beta-ketoacyl-ACP synthase III, with amino-acid sequence MNKVYIVKSSKFLPNEPVSNDEMESYLGKINDTNSRARAVVLRNNGIKTRYYALDKNGNQTHTNAQLTAEAIKLLFEQNFTDKDLELLSCGTTTPDVLLPSHAAMVHGLLKNRSVELNSSAGICNAGMNALKYGYMSIMCGNTTNAVCTGSERLSPWMLSSKFEGEVASLKSLKEEPIIAFKKEFLRWMLSDGAGAVLLKNKPNTEGVSLEIKWIDYYSYAFELETCMYAGGDKMENGEIKSWLDYEPKDMRNKSLMSFKQDIKLLDEYILSKGIESLEQTVAKRNFKVDEIDYFLPHVSSNFFVEGLYNSLKDAGYEIPKEKWFMNLSKVGNVGAASIYLMIEELMNLGQLKKGQKIMLSVPESGRFSYTIALLEVV; translated from the coding sequence ATGAACAAAGTTTACATAGTAAAAAGTAGTAAATTTTTGCCTAATGAGCCTGTTAGTAATGATGAAATGGAAAGTTATTTGGGTAAAATTAATGATACAAATTCAAGAGCCAGAGCTGTTGTTTTGCGTAATAATGGTATTAAAACAAGATACTATGCTTTAGATAAAAATGGAAATCAAACCCATACAAATGCCCAATTAACCGCTGAAGCGATAAAATTGTTATTTGAACAGAATTTTACAGATAAAGATTTGGAGCTACTTTCTTGTGGCACTACAACTCCCGATGTGCTTTTACCTTCTCATGCAGCCATGGTGCATGGTTTATTAAAAAATAGGTCGGTAGAGTTAAACTCTTCAGCAGGGATATGCAATGCCGGTATGAATGCTTTAAAATATGGCTATATGTCTATTATGTGTGGCAATACTACTAATGCCGTTTGCACAGGCTCCGAACGTTTATCTCCGTGGATGCTGTCAAGCAAATTTGAAGGAGAAGTAGCAAGTTTAAAATCCTTAAAAGAAGAACCCATTATTGCCTTTAAAAAAGAATTTTTACGCTGGATGTTGTCAGACGGAGCAGGAGCAGTTTTGTTAAAAAATAAGCCTAATACAGAAGGTGTTTCTTTAGAAATAAAATGGATAGATTATTACTCTTATGCTTTTGAATTAGAAACCTGTATGTATGCCGGTGGCGATAAAATGGAGAATGGAGAAATAAAATCTTGGTTAGATTATGAGCCAAAAGATATGAGAAACAAATCTTTAATGTCTTTTAAGCAAGATATAAAACTTTTAGATGAATATATTTTGAGCAAAGGCATAGAAAGTTTGGAGCAAACTGTGGCTAAACGCAATTTTAAAGTTGATGAAATAGATTATTTTCTGCCTCATGTTTCTTCCAACTTTTTTGTAGAAGGTTTGTACAACTCATTAAAAGATGCCGGATATGAAATTCCTAAAGAAAAATGGTTTATGAATTTGAGCAAAGTGGGCAATGTAGGAGCAGCATCTATTTATTTAATGATAGAAGAATTAATGAATTTGGGGCAACTTAAAAAGGGACAAAAAATAATGCTTTCAGTGCCTGAAAGTGGTCGTTTTTCATATACCATAGCTTTATTAGAAGTAGTGTAA
- a CDS encoding ABC transporter permease — protein sequence MPINPKDIIISKFLPHKPPMLMVDRLLELSHQHVKTEYLIAEPNCLIENKVLTEFGLIEHAAQTCSSVVGQSFFIDEKGEEINYERTVIGFINSIKNLTLYSLPQVNQTLVSTANLVSKVETDSFVICTMKSETFCNEKLLLEADFNLIITERP from the coding sequence ATGCCTATAAATCCTAAAGATATAATCATCAGCAAGTTTTTGCCACATAAGCCACCTATGCTTATGGTAGATAGATTATTAGAACTAAGCCACCAGCATGTTAAAACGGAATATCTTATTGCAGAACCCAATTGTTTAATTGAAAACAAAGTTTTAACAGAGTTTGGTTTAATAGAACACGCTGCTCAAACTTGCTCTTCTGTAGTGGGGCAATCATTTTTTATAGACGAAAAAGGCGAAGAAATTAATTATGAAAGGACAGTAATAGGCTTTATTAATTCTATTAAAAATTTAACTTTGTACAGTTTGCCTCAGGTAAATCAAACTTTAGTTTCTACGGCAAACCTTGTTTCTAAGGTAGAAACCGATAGTTTTGTAATTTGCACTATGAAAAGTGAAACATTTTGTAATGAAAAATTGTTGTTAGAAGCAGATTTTAATTTAATAATTACTGAAAGACCATGA
- a CDS encoding BtrH N-terminal domain-containing protein, whose amino-acid sequence MSKKFEHHQSAHCENGVASNLLAFNDLHLSEPMIFGIGSGILFFYMPLLRVYHAPGFSFRPTPGAIFNRVANKLGIKIKRQKFKNPQKAQEALDQNLAKNIPTGLQIGVYNLSYFPDEYRFHFNAHNIVVFGKEGDRYLISDPVMLQTTSLSVAELEKVRFSKGILAPHGHMYYPTYVPKNIDLEKAIIKGIKLTCFTMLAPLSFVGVKAIRRVAKNIVIWHKKKGAKITNHYLAQLVRMQEEIGTGGGGFRYVYAAFLQEASDILKNKELFEMSKEMTAIGDLWRDFAVEIARVYKNRSNTSNVYQVLSDKMMHIYERENAFFRKLKRVIKKNG is encoded by the coding sequence ATGTCAAAAAAGTTTGAGCATCATCAATCAGCACACTGCGAAAATGGCGTAGCCTCTAATTTATTGGCATTTAATGACTTACATTTAAGCGAACCTATGATTTTTGGTATCGGTTCGGGAATTTTGTTTTTTTATATGCCTTTACTTAGGGTCTATCATGCTCCGGGCTTTAGTTTCAGACCTACACCGGGAGCTATTTTTAATAGAGTGGCTAATAAGTTAGGGATAAAAATTAAGCGTCAAAAATTTAAAAATCCTCAAAAAGCACAAGAAGCTTTAGACCAAAATTTGGCTAAAAATATTCCCACAGGTTTACAAATAGGCGTTTATAATTTAAGTTATTTTCCTGATGAATACCGTTTTCATTTTAATGCACATAATATTGTAGTTTTTGGCAAAGAAGGCGATAGATATTTAATAAGCGACCCCGTAATGTTGCAGACCACCAGTTTATCTGTAGCAGAATTAGAAAAAGTGAGATTTTCAAAAGGAATATTAGCACCTCACGGGCACATGTATTATCCCACCTATGTTCCTAAAAATATAGATTTAGAAAAAGCCATAATAAAAGGTATTAAATTAACTTGCTTTACTATGTTGGCACCTTTGTCTTTTGTGGGAGTAAAAGCAATAAGACGAGTGGCTAAAAATATAGTGATTTGGCATAAAAAGAAAGGAGCAAAAATTACCAATCATTATTTGGCACAACTGGTAAGAATGCAAGAGGAAATAGGTACAGGCGGTGGCGGATTTAGATATGTTTATGCTGCGTTTTTGCAAGAAGCTTCCGACATATTGAAGAATAAAGAGCTTTTTGAAATGTCTAAAGAAATGACGGCAATAGGCGATTTATGGCGAGATTTCGCAGTAGAAATAGCAAGAGTTTATAAAAATAGGTCAAACACCAGCAATGTGTATCAAGTACTTTCCGATAAAATGATGCATATTTATGAGAGAGAAAATGCTTTTTTTAGAAAGCTGAAAAGGGTAATTAAAAAAAATGGATAA
- a CDS encoding ABC transporter permease, whose amino-acid sequence MHKLLMSIYKEFLLLKRDFGGLIILFVMPLILVITITLIQDSTFKQKEDKKISVLMVDLDKSTLSKRIIQNIKEDKAFEIIDTLNQKNITEKEAKNLVYKGKYPLAIVIPKDVSNDLQRKVNQNVMSIMSKMGMYEKNELDTTVIISKEIKIYFDPATKNALKSGLINAIDMMISKIEKQEIYTSIQNELGEKDIQNFGEDDFIRFKEVSFENELQIAPNAVQHNVPAWTLFAIFFIVIPLSINIVKEKKQGTKVRLFTSPVSYFVIIMGKTITYLIICLLQFFIMILVGKYFFPYIGLYALNVEGKMGLMTLIALFAGLAAVGYSVLVGTIFRTQEQSAPFGATSVIILAAIGGIWMPIFMMPKFMQFFARLSPMHWGIEAFYNVLLRNGNLVAILPQLLYFFIFFVATVGTSILVDKYKRSM is encoded by the coding sequence ATGCATAAGCTTTTAATGAGCATATATAAAGAGTTTTTGCTACTTAAAAGAGATTTTGGTGGGTTAATTATTTTGTTTGTTATGCCATTAATTTTGGTAATAACCATAACCCTAATACAAGACAGTACATTTAAGCAAAAAGAAGATAAAAAGATAAGTGTTTTAATGGTAGATTTAGATAAAAGTACTTTATCTAAAAGAATAATACAAAACATAAAAGAGGATAAAGCATTTGAAATAATAGATACTCTAAATCAAAAAAATATTACTGAAAAAGAGGCTAAAAATTTAGTATATAAGGGAAAATATCCTTTGGCAATAGTAATTCCTAAAGATGTTTCTAATGATTTGCAACGCAAAGTAAATCAGAATGTTATGAGTATAATGAGTAAAATGGGAATGTATGAAAAAAATGAATTAGACACTACAGTAATTATTTCTAAAGAGATAAAAATTTATTTTGATCCGGCTACTAAAAATGCATTAAAAAGTGGTTTGATTAATGCTATTGACATGATGATTTCTAAAATAGAAAAACAAGAAATTTACACATCAATACAAAATGAGTTGGGGGAGAAGGACATACAAAATTTTGGCGAAGATGATTTTATTAGATTTAAAGAAGTTAGTTTTGAAAATGAACTACAAATAGCTCCCAATGCCGTGCAGCACAACGTACCGGCTTGGACACTTTTTGCTATATTTTTTATAGTTATTCCTTTGTCTATTAATATTGTAAAAGAGAAAAAACAAGGCACAAAAGTGCGGTTGTTTACCAGTCCTGTTTCTTATTTTGTTATTATTATGGGCAAAACCATTACATATTTGATAATATGTTTATTGCAGTTTTTTATTATGATATTGGTAGGTAAATATTTTTTCCCTTATATAGGTTTATACGCTTTAAATGTAGAGGGAAAAATGGGATTAATGACTTTAATTGCTCTTTTTGCAGGTTTGGCGGCAGTGGGATATAGTGTGCTGGTAGGTACTATTTTTAGAACGCAAGAGCAATCTGCACCATTTGGGGCAACTTCAGTTATTATTTTGGCGGCTATAGGCGGTATATGGATGCCTATATTTATGATGCCAAAGTTTATGCAGTTTTTTGCACGCCTATCGCCTATGCATTGGGGCATAGAAGCTTTTTATAATGTGCTTTTAAGAAATGGAAATTTAGTTGCTATTTTACCTCAATTATTGTATTTCTTTATCTTTTTTGTAGCCACTGTGGGTACATCTATACTTGTAGATAAATATAAAAGAAGTATGTAA
- a CDS encoding DUF1016 family protein, producing the protein MSIRTSRPKNSLIFVHYSVNYYDREVRLEDENKTIGIVLCKDKSESVVEFTLPENNEQIFASKYQTVLPSKEELKLLINENKSQR; encoded by the coding sequence ATGTCCATTAGAACTTCACGTCCGAAAAATAGCCTAATTTTTGTCCATTACTCCGTAAACTACTATGACCGTGAAGTCCGATTGGAAGATGAAAACAAAACCATCGGAATAGTATTGTGCAAAGACAAAAGCGAATCAGTAGTAGAATTTACATTACCTGAAAACAATGAACAAATTTTTGCAAGTAAATATCAAACGGTTTTACCGAGTAAAGAGGAGTTAAAATTATTAATAAATGAAAATAAAAGCCAACGCTAA
- a CDS encoding dialkylresorcinol condensing enzyme DarA produces the protein MKKVLVIYYTQSGQLKEIIDNVTKPLLDNSIDLTFFKIEMEKPFPFPWTSKSFFNAFPKTFLQIPQKIKPIPNEILNQDYDLIILAYQVWYLTPSIPINSLLKNEEAKQLFNGKKVLTLSGSRNMWARAQEKIHAILSDYKAEIVGNIALTDRNINHVSVLTILHWMFTGEKTRYLGFFPKPGVQQDDIDTSVKFGDIILPYIQKSDYQNMQKELTKAGAVNINHFLIFTDVRANKLFSLWANWIYGNPKRPFLLRLFSIYLWIGIWVLMPIAFLLYALTYPLFFLKRKKELNYYQSI, from the coding sequence ATGAAAAAAGTATTAGTAATTTATTATACTCAAAGTGGTCAGCTTAAAGAAATAATAGATAATGTTACTAAACCACTATTAGATAACAGTATTGACCTTACTTTTTTTAAAATTGAAATGGAAAAACCTTTTCCATTTCCGTGGACGAGCAAAAGCTTTTTTAATGCCTTCCCAAAAACTTTTTTGCAGATACCACAAAAAATTAAACCTATTCCCAATGAAATACTAAATCAAGATTATGATTTAATTATTTTGGCTTACCAAGTTTGGTATTTAACACCTTCTATTCCAATAAATTCTCTTCTTAAAAACGAAGAAGCCAAGCAATTATTTAATGGGAAAAAAGTACTAACGCTTTCGGGAAGTAGAAATATGTGGGCAAGAGCTCAAGAAAAAATTCATGCCATTTTATCGGATTATAAAGCAGAAATAGTAGGCAATATAGCTTTAACAGATAGAAATATTAATCATGTTAGCGTTTTAACTATTTTGCATTGGATGTTTACAGGAGAGAAAACTCGCTATCTTGGTTTTTTTCCAAAGCCGGGAGTACAACAAGACGATATAGACACTTCGGTAAAATTTGGAGATATTATACTTCCATATATCCAAAAATCGGACTACCAAAATATGCAGAAAGAACTTACCAAAGCAGGTGCTGTTAATATTAACCATTTCTTAATCTTTACAGATGTTAGAGCCAATAAATTGTTCAGTTTATGGGCTAACTGGATTTATGGAAATCCTAAAAGACCATTTTTACTCCGTTTATTTTCCATATATTTGTGGATTGGAATTTGGGTGTTAATGCCTATCGCTTTTTTGCTTTATGCACTAACATACCCACTATTTTTTTTGAAGAGAAAGAAAGAGTTAAACTACTACCAATCCATATAA
- a CDS encoding transposase, which yields MQYRQKQQIIEHQFGTLKRQWHLDHTLVRTKEKVLTEIAIAFTVYNLRRTMSIFNPIELIKQLKIYS from the coding sequence ATGCAATACCGACAAAAACAACAAATAATTGAGCATCAGTTTGGCACACTTAAGAGGCAGTGGCACTTAGACCATACCTTAGTACGAACCAAAGAAAAGGTGCTTACAGAGATAGCCATAGCCTTTACGGTGTACAACCTTAGGAGAACTATGTCCATTTTTAACCCAATAGAGCTAATAAAACAACTAAAAATATATTCCTAA
- a CDS encoding DUF3157 family protein, whose amino-acid sequence MEIKKTIFTISILVFTVLSTFAQTEATTNDGKKVILNDDGTWKYVETSIEKQEPINSSDCSNYISTEVDKVTGKSTVAAKEMLIVSKDGGKNGFGFYILKSDRGSIIFSIQAVGAGNCIDDDDKMNVLFRDGTRIELVNDADFNCDAKYTQYFGGVFGRKKEL is encoded by the coding sequence ATAGAAATAAAAAAAACAATCTTTACAATCTCTATTTTAGTATTTACAGTATTATCAACATTTGCACAAACCGAAGCTACAACAAATGACGGAAAAAAAGTTATTCTAAATGATGATGGTACTTGGAAGTATGTAGAAACGAGTATAGAAAAACAAGAACCTATTAATAGTTCTGATTGCAGTAACTATATTTCAACTGAAGTAGACAAAGTAACAGGAAAATCAACTGTTGCTGCAAAGGAAATGTTAATCGTGTCCAAAGACGGAGGAAAAAACGGATTTGGTTTTTATATTCTGAAAAGTGACAGAGGTTCAATCATATTTAGTATTCAAGCTGTAGGTGCTGGCAACTGCATTGACGATGATGATAAAATGAACGTTCTATTTAGAGATGGAACAAGAATTGAATTAGTAAATGATGCAGACTTTAACTGTGATGCGAAGTATACTCAATATTTTGGAGGCGTTTTTGGACGCAAGAAAGAGCTATAA